The DNA sequence CTAACCAACAAACTAAGTAAGTTTCATGAATGTTACTGCAGACTCCGTTTGGAACAACTGTTTGGGCTTTATCAAAGATAACATCCAACCGCAGGCATTCAAAACTTGGTTCGAACCCATAAGGCCGGTAAGGCTTACCGACAATGCCCTGAGCATTCAGGTGCCCAGCAAATTTTTTTATGAGTGGCTCGAAGAGCATTACGTAAAGCTCTTGAAAGTGGCATTGACCAAGGAATTGGGCAAAAATGCGAAGTTGGTCTACGTCATCAAAATGGAAAACAAGTACGGTAACAGCGAACCCTTTACTGAGAAAATTCCAAGCTCTAATCGTTCGTCCATGGATCCCCAAGAGCTCGATGTGCCCATAACTTCTAAAAACCCTGAACTAAAAAATCCGTTTGTCATACCGGGCATTCGCAACATAAAAATCGAGTCACAGCTCAACCCAAATTATAATTTTGAGAACTTTCTAGAGGGCGATTCAAATAGATTGGCCCGTTCGGCTGGTATGGCGGTGGCCAACAAACCAGGAGGTACTTCTTTCAATCCCCTATTGATTTTTGGTGGGGTCGGCCTTGGGAAGACCCACTTGGCCCATGCCATTGGAGTCGAAATAAAGGACAAATATCCTGAAAAGACCGTACTCTATATCTCAGCTGAAAAGTTCACGCAGCAATATATAGACTCCGTCAAAAAGAATACCCGAAACGATTTTATACATTTCTACCAACTCATCGATGCCTTGATTATTGATGATGTACAGTTTCTATCGGGAAAATCAGGTACACAAGATGTTTTTTTCCATATCTTCAACCATCTTCACCAAAATGGCAAGCAGGTAATCCTCACCTCTGATAAGGCACCGGTCGACATGCAAGATATCGAGCAGCGGTTACTTTCAAGGTTCAAATGGGGATTGTCAGCTGAGTTGCAAAGTCCCGACTATGAGACCCGTGTCTCCATACTCAAAAACAAGTTATACCGTGATGGGGTCGAGATGCCCGAAGAAATCATCGACCATGTCGCTAAAAACATCAAGACCAATATCCGCGAGCTTGAAGGGGCCATTATTTCTTTGATCGCCCAATCTTCGTTCAACAAAAAGGAGGTCACTTTAGAGTTGGCCCAGCAGGTGGTGGAGAAGTTTGTCAAGAACACCAAACGAGAGGTATCGATCGATTATATACAAAAGGTCGTCTCAGATTATTTCGAGATGGATGTGGCCACCCTGCAATCGAAGACCCGCAAAAGGCATATTGTTCAAGCCAGACAATTGGCCATGTTCTTTGCCAAAAAATATACCAAGGCCTCATTGGCCAGTATCGGTTCGCAAATAGGCAAAAGAGACCATGCCACCGTGCTACATGCTTGCAAGACCGTTGATAACCTTGCCGAGACCGATAAACAGTTCAGAAAGTACCTCGAGGATCTGAACAAAAAATTCACCTAATTTTTGCCATGACCAAGATATTGATGGTCTGTTTGGGCAACATTTGCCGTTCTCCCTTGGCCGAGGGCATTCTTAAATCAAAGGTCGATCGATCGAAAGTTTTTGTCGATTCAGCAGGTACCGGAGGGTATCATGTTGGGGAGCCCCCAGATAAAAGATCCATAGAAGCTGCGATGAGTCGGGGTATAGATATTTCTGGGCAACGCTGTAGAAAATTTTCAAAAGTTGATTTCAGGGATTTCGACCTCATCTTTGCCATGGACAGAAACAATTACCACGATATCTTGAAACAGGCAGAAACGGAAGAAGATAGGCAGAAAGTGCATTTGTTGCTCGATTTGATAGATATAGGCGTGCAAGAGGTACCCGACCCCTATTATGGTGGAAAAAGAGGATTTGAAGATGTATATGGGATGATTGACCAAGCCTGTACCGCTTTAATTGCGAAACTGAACTAACCGACGGATAAGAAAATGGCCGATTCTATTGGGAAATTATACTTGATTCCTACCCCATTGGGAGATGGTGGACCTTTGGAAGTTTTGCCCATTTCTGTCAAATGGGCCATTGAGAATATTGAACACTATATTGTAGAAAATGAACGTTCGGCCCGCCGATTCATAAAAAAGATAAGTCCAAAAAAGTCACAGCCAGACCTAAATTTTGATTGGTTGAACAAATTTACCAACCCCGAAGAGATTCCTACCTTTCTTGAACCTTGCCTACAGGGCCATGATATGGGTTTGTTATCAGAGGCCGGTTGCCCTGCAATTGCCGATCCAGGGGCTCAAATAGTTCGCCTGGCCCATGAAAAAAACATAAAAGTAATACCATTGGTCGGTCCCTCTTCCGTTTTGATGGCCATGATGTCGAGTGGTCTTAATGGCCAGAACTTTGCCTTTAACGGATACCTGGCGATAGAAAACAGTGAGCGGAAGAAACAAATCAAACAACTCGAAAAGAAATCTGCAGATACTGGGCAATCACAAGTTTTTATTGAAACGCCTTATCGAAATGATAAAATGTTGGTCGAATTGGTGAAAACACTGAAATCTGATACCCTTTTATGCGTGGCCACCGATATCAGCTTATCGACCGAGTACATTAAAACGCAGACAGCACATGATTGGGGCAGAACCCAAATAGAATTGAACAAAAGGCCCAGCATATTCATTATTCAGGCCTAACGAAAGCTTACGTGATTTGCCGTGTACTTATATTTTGGGGTTCCTTTTGGCATCAATTATTGAAATATCGTACCCTTCAAATTTTCGCATATAGTAAGCAATAGTACTGCCATAGGCATCCGAAAAGTCTTCCCTACCATACGAACGAAGATATTTTTTGACATTGCCGGCACCCGATAAGTGTGCTGCCGCCACAATTCCAGACTCGGTGATGTTTATCCCATTTATGCGTTTACCCACAAACCTTTTGATGTCCCTACGTAAGATCCACTTGTTTCGCGCCACATTCAATTGAAAAATCTGTTCTTGTAGGGCGGGATTTGCCAAAAAATGCTCTGTATCGTAAACGCCCATCAACTTCAAGGTATTTGCACCAAACTGATATTTGCCCATGTACCCCAAGGTGTTGACCACTCTATATCTTCCTTGTGACTCTTTAAACGCAAGTGCCTCTTTAAACCCCATAAATGACCTGTCTAAAAATATCGGATAGGAAATTTCGGGCAAATCTATAGCCGCTACTGCAGGAAAGCGTACCTCAAAAGCAACATGCACCTTGAGATTTTCGGGTACTTCAAAAGTTTCGTTCCCCGTTTCAAAGCTCACAAAACTTGCAAATACTGTAAGTATAGCAAGATGACTGGTAAAACTTATCCATCTTCTCATGTGTTCTAAATTTTAGGCCAAGTGTTAAAAAACACAAGGTTTCAAATTAGAGCGGGCAAATATATACGGGGGAAGTGTTGTTGACAATGATAAAGGTCATAAGATTTTCTTAAACCGGTATCAAAACACGTTAAAACGTACGAAAAACTTGACAAAAGGGAATTACCGGTTAATTTTTTGTTGATTGAGCCATCTGATATACTGTACCTTATTTCGGTTGTGTTGCACCAAGGTCTCAGCAAACATATGGTAGCCAAAGTTCGAGACATCAGCCACAAAATATAGATAGTCGTGCTCTTGAGGATTCAATACAGCTTCAATCGATGATATATCGGGCATCGTAATTGGCCCTGGTGGCAATCCGGCGTATTTATAGGTATTGTAGGGAGAATCTATCTCCAAATCCCTGTAGAGTACCCTTTTAATAACAGTGTCGAAGTTCTGGCTCTTCTGTTTTATTGCATATATTACGGTGGGATCGGCCTGAAGGGGCATTCCCCTTTTCAATCTATTGAGGTAGACCCCTGCCACCGTGGGGCGTTCATCGACCTTTACTGTCTCTTTCTGCACAATGGAAGCCAAAGCAATTGCTTGAGAAGGGGTTAAACCAATTTCTTCAGCTTTTTTTTCACGCTCAGTATTCCAATAGCTTCGGTATTCTTTTAGCATTCTATTGCGAAATCCCTCGGCATCGGTATTCCAAAAAAACTCATAAGTATTAGGAATGTACAAACCCAATTTTGTTTCATCGGTAAATTGTGATTCGACCAAAAAATTGGAATCGTTCATTGCCCTAAGCAGTGAGAGACTGTCGGCTTCAAGTTGCTCCGCAATACGGCCAGCAAGATCGGCAAGGGTTTCCTGATTGTTGAAAGACACCCGTACAGGAATATTTTGGCTACGCAATGAGTTCACAATTTCATTATTGTTCATACCCCTTTTGATGGCATATTTTCCACCTTTGATATTGGTGGAATAACCCTTTCTATCTGCCACGGCCATAAAGGTCGTCACGTCGTTCAAAAGCGGTTCCAATACATCGGCAACTTCATTGATGTCGGAATCTGTGGGCACAAATACATATGCCTCTTCGTTGACAAACTTGGTGTTCGGTGAAAAAATGGCCGAATAGATACGATAGGCGAAAAATCCGCAGATAACCAATCCCAACAACAATGTTGCCCATACCACACGTTTCAAATTCATGGTGACTTTAATTTTTGGTACAAAACTTCGTTTTTGAATCCATTTTCTGATTTGATCCAATCTTTTTTTAGCCCTACACGTTTGAAGCCCATTTTTTCGAAAAGATGGAGGCTCGCTTTGTTATCTTCAAGTATGTTCGCGTACAACTGGTGTAGGTTCAATATCGAAAAGGCATAGTCTATCATCAAGGTCAGGGCATTTTGACCAATACCTTTATTTCTGTCTTTTGACTCTAAAACCACTATGCCAAGGCCTGCCCGAAGATTTTTAGGATCAAAGTCAAATAGATCTATCAGGCCCACTTGATCATTTTTCGAATTGCATATACATAAACGTAATTGCTTGACCTCATAAACATCACGATGTGAATTGTCGAGATAGTTTCTCAAAACTTCTTTCGAAAATGGGGTTATGGTACCACTGATCTCCCATAAATCGGTGTTGTTCTCTAAATGGTACAGAAAATCCAGATCTTCGGGTTCTAGCGCGCGCAGATAGCAGTTTCTTGACTTCAATTTTAACACTGTATTTCCCCTTTAAAAACAAAATCGGCCGGTCCGGTAAGTGTTACGCTGGTGTAGGTGTCTCCTTCTTTTTGAAATGAGACCGCTAGTTTACCCCCCTGGGTCAAGATATTCAACTCATTCTCTGATGTTTTACC is a window from the Muricauda sp. SCSIO 65647 genome containing:
- the dnaA gene encoding chromosomal replication initiator protein DnaA — its product is MNVTADSVWNNCLGFIKDNIQPQAFKTWFEPIRPVRLTDNALSIQVPSKFFYEWLEEHYVKLLKVALTKELGKNAKLVYVIKMENKYGNSEPFTEKIPSSNRSSMDPQELDVPITSKNPELKNPFVIPGIRNIKIESQLNPNYNFENFLEGDSNRLARSAGMAVANKPGGTSFNPLLIFGGVGLGKTHLAHAIGVEIKDKYPEKTVLYISAEKFTQQYIDSVKKNTRNDFIHFYQLIDALIIDDVQFLSGKSGTQDVFFHIFNHLHQNGKQVILTSDKAPVDMQDIEQRLLSRFKWGLSAELQSPDYETRVSILKNKLYRDGVEMPEEIIDHVAKNIKTNIRELEGAIISLIAQSSFNKKEVTLELAQQVVEKFVKNTKREVSIDYIQKVVSDYFEMDVATLQSKTRKRHIVQARQLAMFFAKKYTKASLASIGSQIGKRDHATVLHACKTVDNLAETDKQFRKYLEDLNKKFT
- a CDS encoding low molecular weight protein-tyrosine-phosphatase; the encoded protein is MTKILMVCLGNICRSPLAEGILKSKVDRSKVFVDSAGTGGYHVGEPPDKRSIEAAMSRGIDISGQRCRKFSKVDFRDFDLIFAMDRNNYHDILKQAETEEDRQKVHLLLDLIDIGVQEVPDPYYGGKRGFEDVYGMIDQACTALIAKLN
- a CDS encoding SAM-dependent methyltransferase → MADSIGKLYLIPTPLGDGGPLEVLPISVKWAIENIEHYIVENERSARRFIKKISPKKSQPDLNFDWLNKFTNPEEIPTFLEPCLQGHDMGLLSEAGCPAIADPGAQIVRLAHEKNIKVIPLVGPSSVLMAMMSSGLNGQNFAFNGYLAIENSERKKQIKQLEKKSADTGQSQVFIETPYRNDKMLVELVKTLKSDTLLCVATDISLSTEYIKTQTAHDWGRTQIELNKRPSIFIIQA
- the mltG gene encoding endolytic transglycosylase MltG, yielding MNLKRVVWATLLLGLVICGFFAYRIYSAIFSPNTKFVNEEAYVFVPTDSDINEVADVLEPLLNDVTTFMAVADRKGYSTNIKGGKYAIKRGMNNNEIVNSLRSQNIPVRVSFNNQETLADLAGRIAEQLEADSLSLLRAMNDSNFLVESQFTDETKLGLYIPNTYEFFWNTDAEGFRNRMLKEYRSYWNTEREKKAEEIGLTPSQAIALASIVQKETVKVDERPTVAGVYLNRLKRGMPLQADPTVIYAIKQKSQNFDTVIKRVLYRDLEIDSPYNTYKYAGLPPGPITMPDISSIEAVLNPQEHDYLYFVADVSNFGYHMFAETLVQHNRNKVQYIRWLNQQKINR
- a CDS encoding GNAT family N-acetyltransferase, with protein sequence MLKLKSRNCYLRALEPEDLDFLYHLENNTDLWEISGTITPFSKEVLRNYLDNSHRDVYEVKQLRLCICNSKNDQVGLIDLFDFDPKNLRAGLGIVVLESKDRNKGIGQNALTLMIDYAFSILNLHQLYANILEDNKASLHLFEKMGFKRVGLKKDWIKSENGFKNEVLYQKLKSP